From the genome of Salvelinus fontinalis isolate EN_2023a chromosome 20, ASM2944872v1, whole genome shotgun sequence, one region includes:
- the LOC129817929 gene encoding nephrocan-like: MMRFLMILLASITLHTLVCICSNVCPKKCVCDSAKSVQCFRLQSFPTGITKDVRKLNLGYNHIKQLKGRDISGLTELEEVIISSCGVEVVEANALRAQGLLRSLDLQKNKLHQIPRGLPPSLETLNVGHNRITGLQESVFEGLKKLRLLDLQNNQITNLRSNTLSTLEKLECLYLDGNQIETVQGALRLPQLNLLSLGNNKIPCFPSSFFTPLQSLTTLRLPGNLLSRVPLDLPHALSYLNLDRNQIRALRNREMGQLRNLTSLSASYNRLVSVDGGLRLPNLTVLELPGNHLRVLPSRLSPKLERLDCRQNSIQEVTFQHLSGMKQLKHLFLENNTIWNFEANALRNSVHITNLALEQNLLSSIPDGLPESLIRLDLKGNRIEAVQEQELRSLKRLQVLNLRRNKLTSLPQITLDLLPRLRTVYLDGNPWNCSCELLGVKRTLLARRVEIPKELCNEHVSAPGDSWRAYLMAQDRCEEYFMETAPEDQVEQTDTEEYYDYDS; the protein is encoded by the exons ATGATGCGGTTTCTCATGATCTTGCTGGCAAGTATTACATTGCATACTCTTGTGTGCATCTGTAGCAATGTTTGTccaaagaagtgtgtgtgtgatagtgcaAAGTCAGTGCAGTGTTTCAGGTTGCAGTCTTTTCCCACTGGAATCACTAAAGATGTGAGGAAACTAAACCTGGGATACAACCACATCAAGCAACTAAAG GGTAGAGACATATCtggcctgacagagctggaggaaGTGATCATTTCATCCTGTggagtggaggtggtggaggccAATGCTCTCAGGGCTCAGGGGCTACTAAGAAGCCTGGATCTACAGAAGAATAAACTGCATCAGATCCCCCGTGGTCTCCCACCCAGCCTGGAGACCCTCAACGTGGGCCACAACAGGATCACAGGCCTCCAGGAGTCTGTCTTTGAGGGGCTGAAGAAACTACGTCTGCTTGATCTTCAGAATAACCAGATCACCAACCTGCGTTCCAACACCCTCTCCACCCTGGAGAAGTTGGAGTGCCTTTACCTGGATGGAAATCAAATTGAGACAGTGCAAGGTGCTCTGAGACTCCCCCAACTGAATCTGTTGAGCTTGGGGAACAACAAGATCCCCTGTTTTCCCTCATCCTTTTTCACACCACTACAGTCCTTGACGACACTGCGTTTACCAGGGAACCTCCTATCAAGAGTCCCACTCGATCTCCCTCACGCCCTGTCCTACCTGAACTTGGACAGGAACCAAATACGAGCACTGAGAAACCGCGAGATGGGCCAACTCCGCAACCTCACGTCTCTGTCTGCGTCCTACAATAGGTTGGTTTCTGTGGACGGTGGCCTTCGCTTGCCCAACCTCACAGTGCTGGAACTGCCAGGAAACCACCTGAGGGTGCTGCCCAGTAGACTGAGCCCCAAACTGGAAAGACTGGACTGCAGACAGAACTCCATCCAGGAAGTCACCTTCCAGCACCTGTCTGGAATGAAACAGCTGAAGCATCTCTTCCTAGAGAATAACACAATCTGGAACTTTGAAGCTAATGCTCTGAGGAACAGCGTTCACATAACCAACCTGGCTCTGGAACagaacctcctctcctctattccagACGG GCTTCCAGAGAGTCTGATCCGCCTGGACTTGAAAGGGAACCGCATCGAGGCCGTCCAGGAGCAGGAGCTGAGATCCCTGAAGCGCCTGCAGGTGTTGAACTTGAGGAGAAACAAGCTGACCTCCCTCCCCCAGATCACCCTGGACCTGCTTCCCCGGCTGAGGACCGTCTACCTAGACGGGAACCCCTGGAACTGCAGCTGTGAGCTCCTGGGGGTCAAGAGGACCCTGCTGGCCAGGAGGGTGGAGATCCCTAAAGAGCTGTGTAACGAGCATGTGAGTGCGCCGGGGGACAGCTGGAGAGCGTACCTGATGGCCCAGGACAGATGTGAGGAGTACTTCATGGAAACCGCACCTGAGGACCAAGTGGAGCAGACAGACACTGAGGAGTATTATGACTATGATTCGTAG
- the nus1 gene encoding dehydrodolichyl diphosphate synthase complex subunit nus1 encodes MAIVYEFVWQVLHVLLHIHRTLITWFRLRLRNWNGQLWSRALTALIVPIALSFPNQKNIVPAPGKRVGRRYRWGADGKSLEKLPDHIGLLIAEEEPRYTDIANLVVWCMAVGISYVSVYDNYGVFRRNNSRLMDEILKQQQELLDLEGSKQLSVEFLNNGTDKQDQQVLSCQSVLKVLSPEDGKLRIVQAAQQLCRAVEQREKTSKDINVTMLDSLLRESKSTPDPDLVLKFGPVESTLGFLPWHIRLTEFISLPSHVDVTYEDLFSALQRYASCEQRLGK; translated from the exons ATGGCAATAGTGTACGAGTTCGTGTGGCAGGTTCTGCATGTTCTTCTTCACATTCATAGAACGCTTATCACTTGGTTCCGACTCCGTCTTCGGAATTGGAATGGGCAACTGTGGTCACGAGCCTTAACGGCGCTTATTGTGCCGATAGCTCTCTCGTTTCCTAACCAAAAAAATATTGTCCCAGCACCCGGTAAACGCGTTGGTCGTCGGTATCGCTGGGGGGCGGATGGGAAATCTCTGGAGAAGCTGCCTGACCATATCGGCTTATTGATAGCGGAAGAGGAGCCACGGTACACAGATATAGCCAACCTTGTGGTGTGGTGCATGGCAGTCGGCATTTCTTATGTCAGTGTGTACGATAATTACG GTGTCTTCAGGAGGAACAACTCAAGGCTGATGGATGAGATCCTGAAGCAGCAGCAGGAGCTCCTAGATCTAGAAGGCTCCAAGCAGCTCTCTGTGGAGTTCCTTAACAATGGCACTGACAAACAGGACCAACAAG TGCTGTCGTGTCAGTCTGTGTTGAAGGTGCTGTCTCCAGAAGACGGCAAGCTGAGGATCGTGCAGGCAGCACAGCAGCTGTGTAGAGCTGTGGAGCAGAGGGAAAAGACATCCAAAGACATCAATGTCACTATGTTGGACTCCCTACTCAGAG AGTCGAAGAGTACACCAGATCCAGACCTGGTTCTGAAGTTCGGCCCAGTAGAAAGCACCCTGGGATTCCTGCCCTGGCACATCAGACTGACAGAGTTCAT cTCCTTACCCTCCCATGTAGACGTCACCTATGAGGACTTATTCAGCGCCTTGCAGCGCTACGCCTCCTGTGAGCAGCGGCTGGGGAAGTGA